In a single window of the Gemmatimonadota bacterium genome:
- a CDS encoding protease modulator HflC, producing the protein MTGKGRGIRKAIVALVLAAIVYDCFYMINETQQGVLTNFGRISPPVKQPGLHVKWPRPISKVYKVDRRLQTLTDVSHELITEDQKNILISGYLLWRIVDPILYVEAIRTGENATERLRDLYLSSSGIVISNKARDAFISLGLEHEDLHEAARDILGSVAPIASANYGIEVLKAGIIEYTLPVENRPAVIQRMISERARIAARYRSEGEEMAIRIEALAINEHEKLMAEAHAEATAILGEAEAEAMALLGRAYRNDPAFYRFIRALDSYDLIIDKNTTLMLPADNELFRYLDSRTVPR; encoded by the coding sequence ATGACCGGTAAAGGACGTGGCATCCGGAAGGCCATCGTCGCGCTCGTGCTGGCGGCGATCGTCTACGACTGTTTCTACATGATCAACGAGACCCAGCAGGGAGTCCTGACGAACTTCGGCCGGATTTCACCTCCGGTGAAGCAACCGGGACTGCACGTCAAGTGGCCCCGCCCGATCTCGAAAGTCTACAAAGTGGACCGAAGGCTGCAGACGCTGACCGACGTGTCCCATGAGCTTATTACCGAAGACCAGAAGAACATCCTGATCAGCGGCTACCTGCTCTGGCGCATCGTGGACCCCATCCTCTACGTGGAGGCGATTCGTACCGGCGAAAACGCCACTGAGCGACTGCGTGACCTCTATCTGTCGAGCAGCGGAATCGTAATCAGCAACAAGGCCCGGGACGCCTTCATCAGCCTGGGGCTGGAACACGAAGACCTGCACGAAGCGGCCCGCGACATACTCGGCAGCGTCGCGCCGATCGCCAGTGCGAACTACGGGATCGAAGTGCTGAAAGCCGGGATCATCGAGTATACGCTTCCCGTGGAGAACCGCCCGGCCGTGATTCAGCGCATGATCTCGGAGCGCGCGCGCATCGCGGCCCGCTACCGGAGCGAGGGTGAGGAGATGGCCATACGCATCGAAGCGCTGGCGATCAACGAACACGAAAAGCTCATGGCGGAAGCCCACGCGGAAGCCACGGCCATTCTCGGCGAGGCCGAGGCGGAAGCGATGGCGCTACTCGGCAGGGCCTATCGGAATGACCCGGCCTTCTACCGGTTCATCCGTGCACTCGACAGTTACGACCTGATCATCGACAAGAACACGACCCTCATGCTGCCGGCCGACAACGAGCTGTTCAGGTACCTGGACAGCCGAACGGTTCCCCGGTAA